From Nocardioides daedukensis, the proteins below share one genomic window:
- a CDS encoding flagellar hook-length control protein FliK translates to MTLMPMLPPTTSPAAPLSAEAGIGSGEAANSFAALLTGLLAPGGSIPVITSPVGTAPAPGPVQIGLGAVGPPATDGPGDLVVPTAPDALEAGVPDDSEIVPGAPGAVAPGMPTAPGTPGVLNAAAVAASFLTGTSSLPVAVVPGAAVPVVPGSATLASAGAGETSQPDLTAPTHAGQDDPLARVAGQVSSETTASPAPGAGDPAGPPTLLAASSSTASSGSNGTVATPAVTAPANATAPATTSQPNPVTTQVVDRIAEMVTSAGSTGEAHRVTLKLQPEALGDVRIVLTVRDGAVHVQLSAHEAAARTLVEDSPELRRMLDLLGTPDARITVREVGTSQGGSWLSNQADQQATGQSNNESNGQRERDGEHNSTDSNNDQARTPGRSTATDGTDVVTSSSQRTQTVGSHRSTGVDLAM, encoded by the coding sequence ATGACGCTGATGCCGATGTTGCCGCCGACCACGTCTCCCGCCGCGCCGCTCTCCGCGGAGGCCGGGATCGGGTCCGGTGAGGCTGCAAACTCGTTCGCCGCGCTGTTGACCGGGTTGCTGGCCCCCGGCGGGTCGATCCCTGTCATCACGTCACCGGTCGGTACGGCGCCCGCTCCCGGACCGGTGCAGATCGGTCTCGGCGCGGTTGGCCCCCCGGCGACGGACGGGCCCGGCGACCTCGTCGTACCGACTGCTCCCGATGCTCTGGAGGCGGGTGTGCCCGACGACTCGGAAATCGTCCCCGGTGCGCCCGGTGCGGTCGCCCCTGGTATGCCGACTGCTCCCGGTACGCCGGGCGTACTGAACGCGGCGGCCGTGGCCGCATCCTTCCTGACCGGTACGTCGAGCCTGCCGGTCGCCGTTGTCCCTGGAGCGGCGGTGCCGGTCGTTCCCGGCTCGGCCACCCTGGCGAGCGCCGGCGCCGGCGAGACCTCGCAGCCCGACCTGACTGCCCCCACGCATGCCGGCCAGGACGACCCGCTGGCCCGCGTCGCCGGGCAGGTCTCGAGCGAGACCACCGCCTCGCCCGCGCCAGGTGCGGGAGACCCGGCCGGCCCTCCGACACTGCTCGCGGCGTCCTCCTCCACGGCAAGCTCCGGCAGCAACGGGACCGTTGCCACTCCGGCCGTCACGGCACCAGCGAACGCGACTGCACCCGCGACCACGAGCCAACCGAACCCGGTCACCACCCAGGTCGTCGACCGGATCGCGGAGATGGTCACCAGCGCAGGCAGCACTGGCGAGGCGCACCGGGTGACCCTGAAGCTCCAGCCGGAGGCACTGGGCGACGTACGCATCGTGCTGACCGTCCGCGACGGTGCCGTGCACGTCCAGCTCAGCGCGCACGAGGCCGCGGCCCGCACCTTGGTCGAGGACTCCCCCGAGCTGCGCCGGATGCTCGACCTGCTCGGCACCCCGGACGCACGGATCACCGTGCGCGAGGTCGGCACGTCGCAGGGCGGCTCGTGGCTGTCCAACCAGGCGGACCAGCAGGCGACCGGCCAGTCGAACAACGAGTCGAACGGTCAGCGTGAGCGCGACGGCGAGCACAACTCCACAGACAGCAACAACGACCAGGCACGGACGCCCGGTCGCAGCACTGCCACGGACGGCACCGACGTTGTGACGAGCTCGTCGCAACGAACCCAGACGGTCGGATCCCACCGGAGCACCGGTGTGGACCTGGCCATGTGA
- a CDS encoding flagellar hook capping FlgD N-terminal domain-containing protein — MSVPATEAVTAQPAMNGMLGAGATSSSSEDKQMFLELMVAQLRYQDPMNPTDSSAFLAQTAQFNALEQMTKVAEASATGLSMQMAFGASGLVGKDVTYLTSEGTSATGQVSGVTFSSDGPLLDIGGTSIPLAQIQSVVQAAAAAAPTAPAPTTQASASDD, encoded by the coding sequence GTGTCCGTCCCGGCAACAGAAGCAGTCACCGCCCAGCCAGCCATGAACGGCATGCTCGGCGCGGGGGCGACGTCGTCCTCGAGCGAGGACAAGCAGATGTTCTTGGAGTTGATGGTGGCGCAGCTGCGCTACCAGGACCCCATGAACCCGACCGATTCCAGCGCGTTCCTGGCCCAGACCGCCCAGTTCAATGCGCTCGAACAGATGACCAAGGTGGCCGAGGCCAGCGCGACCGGGCTGTCCATGCAGATGGCCTTCGGGGCCAGTGGTCTCGTCGGCAAGGACGTCACCTACCTGACCTCGGAGGGCACGAGCGCCACCGGCCAGGTCAGTGGCGTCACCTTCTCCTCCGACGGCCCGCTGCTCGACATCGGTGGCACGTCGATCCCGCTCGCCCAGATCCAGTCGGTCGTCCAGGCCGCCGCCGCGGCGGCGCCGACCGCGCCTGCACCCACCACCCAGGCATCCGCCTCAGACGACTGA
- a CDS encoding flagellar hook-basal body complex protein, translating into MLRSLFAGISGLRTNQTMLDVTGNNIANANTTGFKASGTVFSDTLSQMLTGASAPNATTGGTNPIQVGLGVQLAATRTNFLQGSAQMTGNTTDLMIQGDGMFVVREGNEQLYTRAGAFNFDETGTLVTTSGKRVQGYALGADRRPTGNLVDVTMNTANLTPAVPAGVELTSYSIGGDGIIRGVFDDGIQRSMAQIAIADFTNPLGLEKVGDTAFRASANSGAAELGVAGQGSRGNLMSGAVEMSNVDLAAEFTNLILAQRGFQASSRVITTSDSVLEELVNIKR; encoded by the coding sequence ATGCTTCGCTCACTCTTCGCCGGCATCTCCGGCCTCCGCACCAACCAGACCATGCTCGACGTCACCGGCAACAACATCGCCAACGCCAACACCACCGGCTTCAAGGCCAGCGGCACCGTCTTCTCCGACACCCTGAGCCAGATGCTGACCGGCGCCTCCGCGCCCAACGCCACCACCGGCGGCACCAACCCGATCCAGGTCGGTCTCGGCGTGCAGCTCGCCGCGACCCGCACAAACTTCCTGCAGGGCTCGGCCCAGATGACCGGCAACACCACCGACCTGATGATCCAGGGCGACGGCATGTTCGTGGTCCGCGAGGGCAACGAGCAGCTCTACACGCGAGCCGGTGCCTTCAACTTCGACGAGACCGGCACCCTGGTCACCACCTCGGGCAAGCGGGTCCAGGGCTACGCGCTCGGCGCCGACCGCCGACCGACCGGCAACTTGGTCGACGTCACGATGAACACCGCCAACCTCACCCCCGCAGTGCCCGCCGGCGTCGAGCTGACGTCGTACAGCATCGGTGGCGACGGCATCATCCGTGGCGTGTTCGACGACGGCATCCAGCGCAGCATGGCGCAGATCGCGATCGCCGACTTCACCAACCCGCTCGGCCTGGAGAAGGTCGGCGACACGGCCTTCCGCGCCTCGGCCAACTCCGGCGCCGCCGAGCTCGGCGTGGCCGGCCAGGGCAGCCGCGGAAACCTGATGTCGGGTGCGGTCGAGATGTCCAACGTCGACCTCGCCGCGGAGTTCACCAACCTGATCCTCGCCCAGCGCGGCTTCCAGGCCAGCTCGCGAGTGATCACCACGTCGGACTCGGTGCTCGAGGAGCTCGTCAACATCAAGCGCTGA
- a CDS encoding flagellar FlbD family protein, whose translation MISLTRLSGSKFVLNSDLIERVDATPDSVVTLVDGKKYVVSERPDEIVHLVRAHRAWIIALSAVVPADERDVTTASAYDEPRLAPVSTLPTQREHRNREA comes from the coding sequence ATGATTTCGCTGACCCGACTCTCGGGTTCGAAGTTCGTCTTGAACTCGGACCTGATCGAGCGCGTCGACGCGACCCCCGACTCGGTGGTGACCCTGGTCGACGGCAAGAAGTACGTCGTCTCCGAGCGGCCCGACGAGATCGTCCACCTCGTCCGTGCCCACCGCGCCTGGATCATCGCTCTCAGCGCCGTCGTCCCCGCGGACGAGCGGGACGTCACCACTGCGAGCGCGTACGACGAGCCCCGCCTTGCCCCCGTCTCCACGCTGCCCACGCAGCGCGAGCACCGCAACAGGGAGGCGTGA
- a CDS encoding motility protein A: protein MDPATGIGMALAFAFIVIANVLEGGNPMHMLMLPPMLLVFGGTIGVTIAGGTMADAKNAVKSIQRAFTGKGETGGDIVPTIVGLADTARKEGLLALEDKLRTIDDPFLVKGVTMAVDGTDQEELRDILEAEVHAKRVRDKQSAKFFTDAGGYAPTIGIVGTVLSLVHVLGNLSKPDELGHMIAAAFLATLWGVLSANAMWLPIAARLKRLSELEVSRMEVIIEGVCAIQSGSNPRIVAQKLRSLLPDDGVEAA, encoded by the coding sequence ATGGATCCGGCAACCGGGATCGGGATGGCGCTGGCCTTCGCGTTCATCGTGATCGCCAACGTGCTCGAGGGTGGGAACCCGATGCACATGCTGATGCTCCCCCCGATGCTGTTGGTCTTCGGTGGCACCATCGGCGTCACCATCGCCGGCGGCACGATGGCGGACGCCAAGAATGCGGTGAAGTCGATCCAGCGCGCATTCACCGGCAAGGGCGAGACCGGCGGCGACATCGTGCCGACCATAGTCGGCCTGGCCGACACCGCCCGCAAGGAAGGACTGCTGGCCCTCGAGGACAAGCTGCGCACCATCGACGACCCGTTCCTGGTCAAGGGCGTCACGATGGCTGTCGACGGCACCGACCAGGAGGAGCTGCGTGACATCCTCGAGGCCGAGGTGCACGCGAAGCGGGTACGGGACAAGCAGTCCGCAAAGTTCTTCACCGATGCCGGCGGCTATGCCCCGACGATCGGGATCGTCGGGACGGTGCTGAGCCTGGTCCACGTGCTCGGCAACCTGTCCAAGCCCGATGAGCTCGGCCACATGATCGCCGCGGCCTTCCTCGCCACGCTGTGGGGAGTGCTCTCGGCCAACGCCATGTGGCTCCCGATCGCTGCGCGCCTGAAGCGTCTCAGCGAGCTCGAGGTCAGCCGGATGGAGGTCATCATCGAGGGCGTCTGCGCGATCCAGTCGGGCTCGAACCCGAGGATCGTGGCCCAGAAGCTGCGCTCGTTGCTGCCCGACGACGGCGTCGAGGCGGCGTGA
- a CDS encoding flagellar motor protein MotB, whose protein sequence is MARKRRVIEEEHENHERWLVSYADMITVLMALFIVLFAMSQVDDTKYQELKESLRSGFGQSGAMMHEKASVLDGQGSTALDPIVPDDDLSQLSPEQVKLVDRAVTRKETLAQQRRAADAENEADRFEEVLARLRTALAAHNLEDDVRATIDDRGLVVSMVSRHVVFHSDLATLTRRGQLVIDTLSPVLADLPDALQIDGHTNQARGKPKHYASDWDLASARAITVLRRLSEQGGISAERLSATSYGMERPLIDPKKSGSQQVNKRVDIVVLTSLPPESRELLSEHGFGAAQASGENAGESS, encoded by the coding sequence ATGGCACGCAAGCGGCGGGTGATCGAGGAGGAGCACGAGAACCACGAACGGTGGCTCGTCTCCTACGCCGACATGATCACCGTGCTGATGGCCCTGTTCATCGTGCTCTTCGCGATGAGCCAGGTCGACGACACGAAGTATCAGGAGCTCAAGGAGTCCCTGCGTTCCGGCTTCGGTCAGAGCGGGGCGATGATGCACGAGAAGGCATCGGTCCTCGACGGGCAGGGCAGCACTGCGCTCGACCCGATCGTCCCCGACGACGACCTGTCCCAGCTCTCCCCCGAGCAGGTGAAGCTGGTCGACAGGGCCGTCACCCGCAAGGAGACCCTGGCCCAACAGCGACGCGCTGCCGACGCGGAGAACGAGGCGGACCGATTCGAGGAGGTGCTCGCGCGCCTTCGGACGGCGCTGGCCGCACACAACCTCGAGGACGACGTACGTGCCACGATCGACGACCGCGGCCTCGTGGTCAGCATGGTCTCGCGGCACGTCGTCTTCCACTCCGACCTGGCCACCCTCACCCGGCGCGGCCAGCTGGTGATCGACACGCTCAGCCCCGTCCTGGCCGACCTGCCCGACGCACTCCAGATCGACGGCCACACCAACCAGGCCCGGGGCAAGCCCAAGCACTACGCCTCGGACTGGGACCTCGCCTCGGCGCGCGCCATCACCGTGCTGCGTCGACTCAGCGAGCAGGGCGGGATCAGCGCTGAGCGCCTCTCGGCCACGTCATACGGCATGGAGCGCCCGCTCATCGACCCCAAGAAGTCCGGATCGCAGCAGGTCAACAAGCGCGTCGACATCGTCGTGCTGACCTCATTGCCGCCGGAGTCACGCGAGTTGCTGTCCGAGCACGGCTTCGGCGCGGCGCAGGCATCAGGAGAGAACGCAGGAGAGAGCTCATGA
- a CDS encoding flagellar basal body-associated FliL family protein — protein sequence MTMTALPTDKKSDGEADETPKSSKKKTLIIALVVLLALGGGAWQFFLKPAPSEPAPGEVLPLTAIQVNLAGGHYLRIGLALQLVEGAEEADGSKALDAAIEIFSGQKVSTVTDPEERDKLKDELTEAVREAYHEEVLEVYYTDFVTQ from the coding sequence ATGACGATGACCGCACTTCCCACCGACAAGAAATCGGACGGGGAAGCCGACGAGACGCCGAAGTCCAGCAAGAAGAAGACGCTGATCATCGCGCTGGTCGTCCTGCTCGCGCTCGGCGGCGGCGCCTGGCAGTTCTTCCTCAAGCCCGCCCCGAGTGAGCCGGCGCCCGGTGAGGTGCTGCCGCTGACCGCGATCCAGGTGAACCTGGCCGGCGGCCACTACCTGCGTATTGGGCTGGCGTTGCAGCTGGTCGAGGGGGCCGAGGAGGCCGACGGCAGCAAGGCCCTGGATGCCGCGATCGAGATCTTCAGCGGGCAGAAGGTCAGCACCGTGACCGACCCCGAGGAGCGCGACAAGCTCAAGGACGAGCTCACCGAAGCGGTCCGCGAGGCCTATCACGAGGAAGTGCTGGAGGTCTACTACACCGACTTCGTCACCCAGTAG
- a CDS encoding FliM/FliN family flagellar motor switch protein, whose translation MNPTATAAAPDQGAGRARRRARSTEPVPYDFRRPIQLSREHSRILQLGFDSFARQATTLFTSSLRTVCEVSLRSIDQRTYAEYIDSLEPTTYMTMLSVDPMPGVGVIELSLLASMSCVDHMLGGPGTELQPVRPLSDIEGTIINGLVDRLLGEMRYALAGIVALDPKVIGKEYSPQFAQVAGAADVMVVTEFRLKIGERSHRLTVCLPFGGLLPHLSQAAAPSPASDRERAQRAQAAQLLRNRFDEVPVEVSVRLRSTELAPDQLTTLTAGDVVRLTHPSSAPIDVTVDAEVFAHATIGARGTRMAALIVATPQEES comes from the coding sequence GTGAATCCGACCGCCACCGCTGCCGCTCCTGACCAGGGCGCCGGTCGAGCGCGCCGGCGCGCCCGGAGCACGGAGCCGGTCCCCTATGACTTCCGGCGACCCATCCAGCTCTCCCGCGAGCACTCCCGGATCCTGCAGCTCGGGTTCGACTCCTTCGCCCGCCAGGCGACGACCTTGTTCACCTCGTCGCTGCGCACCGTGTGCGAGGTCAGTCTCCGCTCCATCGACCAGCGGACGTACGCCGAATACATCGACTCCCTCGAGCCGACGACGTACATGACGATGCTCTCCGTCGACCCGATGCCCGGTGTCGGCGTGATCGAGCTGTCCCTGCTCGCCTCGATGTCCTGCGTGGACCACATGCTCGGCGGACCCGGCACCGAGCTTCAGCCGGTGCGGCCGCTCTCCGACATCGAGGGCACCATCATCAACGGCCTGGTCGACCGACTCCTCGGCGAGATGCGCTATGCCTTGGCCGGCATCGTCGCGCTCGACCCGAAGGTGATCGGCAAGGAGTACAGCCCGCAGTTCGCCCAGGTCGCCGGTGCCGCCGATGTCATGGTGGTGACCGAGTTCCGCCTGAAGATCGGCGAGCGCTCCCACCGGCTCACCGTCTGCCTGCCCTTCGGCGGCCTGCTCCCGCACCTGAGTCAGGCGGCGGCGCCCTCGCCGGCCTCGGACCGCGAGCGGGCCCAACGCGCCCAGGCTGCCCAGCTGCTGCGCAACCGCTTCGACGAGGTGCCGGTCGAGGTCTCGGTGCGCCTGCGCAGCACCGAGCTGGCTCCCGACCAGCTCACCACTCTCACCGCCGGGGACGTGGTCCGGCTGACCCACCCGTCATCCGCCCCGATCGACGTGACCGTCGACGCAGAAGTCTTCGCCCACGCCACCATCGGCGCCCGCGGCACGCGCATGGCTGCGCTGATCGTCGCCACCCCCCAGGAGGAATCATGA
- the fliN gene encoding flagellar motor switch protein FliN: MIGSELAQQVAGDVAAVLPSAVPLAASVPQPGNEHVAAAFAGAVVAEVNGAQAGVVALLVGADLVNALASSPLGGLDLAAATQPALDTLASGLSLTAGAGAQAEPASVVATMAGPFTVVPLIGAGIDAAIVIQDRLLTPAVAPGFAAAPSAAPSAAPSGPTPGAAVPQLGHVAPVANRNGSTSSRGIEMLHGVVMEVTVELGRTRMTVRDLLALAPGAVLELDRAAGSPADLLVNGRLIARGEVVVVDEDFGLRITEVIDEAAAS, from the coding sequence ATGATCGGATCCGAACTCGCCCAGCAGGTGGCCGGCGATGTTGCTGCCGTCCTGCCGTCGGCGGTCCCGCTGGCCGCTTCGGTCCCCCAGCCCGGCAACGAGCACGTCGCTGCCGCCTTCGCGGGTGCCGTCGTCGCCGAGGTGAACGGCGCCCAGGCCGGCGTCGTCGCGCTGCTGGTCGGCGCCGACCTGGTCAACGCCCTGGCGAGCTCGCCGCTCGGTGGCCTCGACCTGGCCGCCGCGACCCAACCGGCGCTCGACACCCTGGCCTCCGGCCTCTCACTCACTGCCGGCGCGGGCGCCCAGGCGGAGCCCGCGTCGGTGGTTGCCACCATGGCCGGGCCGTTCACCGTGGTCCCGCTCATCGGCGCCGGGATCGACGCCGCGATCGTGATCCAGGACCGTCTGCTCACCCCGGCCGTCGCGCCTGGCTTCGCGGCCGCGCCCTCCGCTGCCCCATCAGCTGCCCCGTCTGGACCGACTCCCGGGGCGGCCGTCCCGCAGCTGGGTCACGTGGCTCCCGTCGCCAACCGCAACGGCAGTACGTCGTCGCGCGGCATCGAGATGCTGCACGGCGTCGTGATGGAGGTGACCGTCGAGCTGGGCCGGACCCGGATGACGGTGCGCGACCTGCTCGCACTGGCTCCCGGTGCCGTCCTGGAGCTGGACCGGGCCGCAGGCAGCCCCGCGGACCTGCTCGTCAATGGACGTCTGATCGCCCGCGGCGAGGTGGTCGTGGTGGATGAGGACTTCGGTCTGCGGATCACCGAGGTCATCGACGAAGCGGCTGCGAGCTGA
- a CDS encoding flagellar biosynthetic protein FliO, giving the protein MLELTVRLVFSLAVVIGLLLLIAKFSARRFKSNGGATIQVIHRQALTRSSAVSVVSVGGRVLVLGSTEQQINLLAELDPDELELDVVEPVPGDGDSDDYRDDGSGDDLEPSVGLTILDSPRTVAVPDGWSRVSARSALAQQGTSEQRVVRRGAHKAPGARKAPRVPQDGALAGSILSVGTWRQAVAAVRRAS; this is encoded by the coding sequence GTGCTCGAACTCACCGTCCGCCTGGTCTTCTCCCTTGCGGTGGTCATCGGCCTGCTGCTGCTGATCGCCAAGTTCAGCGCGCGCCGGTTCAAGAGCAACGGCGGGGCGACCATCCAGGTCATCCACCGCCAGGCACTGACCCGCAGCTCTGCGGTCTCGGTGGTCTCGGTCGGCGGCCGCGTCCTGGTGCTCGGTAGCACCGAGCAGCAGATCAACCTGCTCGCCGAGCTCGACCCGGACGAGCTCGAGCTCGACGTGGTTGAGCCCGTTCCGGGGGACGGTGATTCCGACGACTACCGTGATGACGGTTCCGGCGACGACTTGGAGCCCAGTGTCGGCCTGACCATCCTGGACAGCCCCCGCACCGTCGCGGTTCCGGACGGATGGTCGCGTGTGTCCGCTCGGTCCGCGCTGGCCCAGCAGGGCACGAGCGAGCAGCGCGTCGTACGCCGTGGCGCACACAAGGCACCCGGTGCCCGCAAGGCACCTCGAGTACCGCAGGACGGCGCACTCGCCGGTTCGATCCTCTCGGTGGGCACGTGGCGCCAGGCCGTCGCCGCTGTCCGGCGGGCTTCATGA
- the fliP gene encoding flagellar type III secretion system pore protein FliP (The bacterial flagellar biogenesis protein FliP forms a type III secretion system (T3SS)-type pore required for flagellar assembly.), which translates to MTTSFRWLARVLVLGALVAVAWLGFASPAEAVPGGPITPVGPSGVLLDPVGPTGPSGADGDSTVTVNVDGLTEKPSNSVSIILTLTLLSLAPAILLTCTSFTKILVVLGLTRNALGLQQTPPNQVLTGLALFLSLFIMAPVLGQMNDEGIQPYLDGDKSTSVAYQDGIAPLRDFMLDNTGDEEIQLLTTVAKRDQPETRADTPMTTLVPAFVLSELKQAFIIGFIIFIPFLVIDIVVSGALMALGMMMMPPVMVSLPFKLLLFVMVNGWALVIQSLVASYG; encoded by the coding sequence ATGACCACGTCGTTCCGGTGGCTGGCCAGGGTCCTGGTCCTCGGCGCGCTGGTCGCGGTCGCGTGGCTGGGCTTCGCCTCCCCCGCCGAAGCCGTTCCCGGCGGCCCGATCACCCCAGTCGGCCCGTCCGGCGTACTCCTCGATCCGGTCGGCCCGACCGGTCCCAGCGGCGCTGACGGCGACAGCACCGTGACGGTGAACGTGGACGGCCTGACGGAGAAGCCGAGCAACTCGGTCAGCATCATCCTGACCCTGACGCTGCTCTCGTTGGCCCCCGCGATCCTGCTCACCTGCACCAGCTTCACCAAGATCCTCGTCGTGCTCGGGCTCACCCGCAACGCGCTCGGCCTGCAGCAGACCCCGCCCAACCAGGTGCTCACCGGACTGGCGCTCTTCCTGAGCCTGTTCATCATGGCGCCGGTGCTCGGGCAGATGAACGACGAAGGCATCCAGCCCTACCTGGACGGCGACAAGAGCACCTCGGTCGCCTATCAGGACGGCATCGCGCCGCTGCGCGACTTCATGCTCGACAACACCGGCGACGAGGAGATCCAGCTCCTCACCACCGTCGCCAAGCGAGACCAGCCCGAGACCCGCGCCGACACCCCGATGACCACACTGGTGCCCGCCTTCGTGCTCAGCGAGCTCAAGCAGGCCTTCATCATCGGCTTCATCATCTTCATCCCGTTCCTGGTCATCGACATCGTCGTGAGCGGGGCGCTGATGGCACTCGGCATGATGATGATGCCTCCGGTGATGGTGTCGCTGCCGTTCAAGCTGCTGCTGTTCGTGATGGTCAACGGCTGGGCCCTGGTGATCCAATCCCTCGTCGCGAGTTACGGATAG
- the fliQ gene encoding flagellar biosynthesis protein FliQ, whose protein sequence is MTDTAVIEIALQTMLVALKLSAPILVTSLVIGFTISLFQSMTQIQEFTLAFVPKLVGVGVALLLCGNWMLHTLITFTTQLFERLPGLLA, encoded by the coding sequence ATGACCGACACCGCCGTCATCGAGATCGCCCTGCAGACCATGCTGGTGGCGCTGAAGCTCAGCGCCCCGATCCTGGTCACCTCGCTGGTCATCGGCTTCACGATCTCGCTGTTCCAGTCGATGACCCAGATCCAGGAGTTCACCCTCGCCTTCGTGCCCAAGCTGGTCGGCGTCGGCGTTGCCCTGCTGTTGTGCGGCAACTGGATGCTGCACACCCTGATCACCTTCACCACGCAGCTCTTCGAGCGCCTTCCCGGTCTCCTGGCCTGA
- a CDS encoding flagellar biosynthetic protein FliR — translation MTITIAGEALVAYLLASVRIVAWLAVVPPFSSRAIPAMAKVVLSLGLAFAMAPALAKDTIEMGTPALVMNVLTQVLIGLGMGFVTYLLFTAVAVAGSLIDMFGGFAMAQAFDPLAMNMNTVFGKFHSMLATVLLFASGGHLLVIGGLLSTFRFLPIGSSPDINNMTDVMITAFSMFFTIAVQIALPMIAVLFIADLGLALLTKVAPQLNAINVMFPAKIGLTLLLVGLSFPVLPQAIDHLVELANEAMSTMSGAG, via the coding sequence ATGACGATCACCATCGCCGGCGAAGCGTTGGTGGCCTATCTCCTCGCCTCGGTGCGCATCGTGGCCTGGTTGGCGGTCGTGCCTCCGTTCTCCTCGCGCGCGATCCCGGCGATGGCCAAGGTGGTGCTCTCGCTCGGACTGGCGTTCGCGATGGCGCCGGCGCTGGCCAAGGACACCATCGAGATGGGTACGCCGGCGCTGGTGATGAACGTGCTGACCCAGGTCCTGATCGGGCTGGGCATGGGGTTCGTGACCTATCTGCTGTTCACCGCCGTGGCGGTGGCCGGCTCGCTGATCGACATGTTCGGTGGCTTCGCGATGGCGCAGGCCTTCGACCCGCTGGCGATGAACATGAACACCGTCTTCGGCAAGTTCCACTCCATGCTCGCCACGGTGCTCCTGTTCGCCAGCGGCGGTCACCTGCTGGTGATCGGCGGCCTGCTGAGCACGTTCCGGTTCCTGCCGATCGGTTCCTCGCCCGACATCAACAACATGACCGACGTGATGATCACCGCGTTCAGCATGTTCTTCACGATCGCCGTGCAGATCGCGCTGCCGATGATCGCGGTGCTCTTCATCGCCGACCTCGGCCTGGCCCTGCTCACCAAGGTCGCACCCCAGCTCAACGCGATCAACGTGATGTTCCCGGCCAAGATCGGTCTGACCCTGCTGCTGGTCGGGCTCAGCTTCCCGGTGCTGCCGCAAGCGATCGACCACTTGGTCGAGCTGGCCAACGAGGCGATGTCCACGATGTCGGGAGCGGGGTGA